Proteins encoded together in one Zonotrichia leucophrys gambelii isolate GWCS_2022_RI chromosome 1, RI_Zleu_2.0, whole genome shotgun sequence window:
- the MTMR6 gene encoding myotubularin-related protein 6, which produces MEHIRTTKVEQVKLLDRFSTSNKSLTGTLYLTATHLLFIDSSQRETWILHHHIAAVEKLPLTTSGCPLVIQCKNFRIVHFVVPRERDCHDIYNSLLQLSRTAKYEDLYAFSYNPKQNESEQVKGWQLIDLAEEYKRMGVPNDYWQLSDANRDYKICETYPRELYVPRTASKPIIVGSSKFRSKGRFPVLSYYHKNKEAAICRCSQPLSGFSARCLEDEHMLQAISKANPSNRYMYVMDTRPKLNAMANRAAGKGYENEDNYSNIRFQFVGIENIHVMRSSLQKLLEVSGTRGLSVNDFLSGLESSGWLRHIKAVLDAAVFLAKAIAVESASVLVHCSDGWDRTSQVCSLGALLLDSYYRTIKGFMVLIEKDWISFGHKFSDRCCQLDGDPKEISPVFTQFLESVWNLTEQFPQAFEFNEAFLLQIHEHVHSCQFGNFLGNCQKEREELKLKEKTYSLWPFLLAEQKKYQNPLYNPDFSPELTLLEPNTVSFNFKFWRNMYHQFDRSMHPRQSVFNLIMNTSEQNKQLEEDIKELEAKIKQRNGRSDVVLVKEREQTAPPAPLALKSPPCFQKEQPPVPVNDAVRTIEGSNAADNRYSELVSEFSKAEPAVVSLEYGVARMTC; this is translated from the exons ATGGAGCACATCCGCACCACCAAG GTAGAGCAGGTGAAATTACTGGATAGGTTCAGCACGAGCAATAAGTCACTGACGGGCACTCTGTACCTTACAGCAACTCATCTGTTATTCATAGATTCAAGTCAGAGAGAGACCTGG ATACTTCATCATCACATTGCTGCGGTGGAAAAGCTTCCTTTGACTACCTCTGGCTGCCCCCTTGTCATCCAGTGCAAGAACTTCAGGATAGTTCACTTTGTTGTACCCAGAGAGAGAGATTGTCATGACATTTATAATTCTTTGCTTCAGCTCTCAAGAACAG CAAAATACGAAGACCTGTATGCCTTTTCTTATAATCCTAAACAAAATGAATCTGAGCAAGTCAAAGGTTGGCAGCTTATTGACCTAGCAGAAGAATATAAGAGAATGGGAGTGCCAAATGATTACTGGCAGTTGTCTGATGCAAATCGTGATTACAAG ATTTGTGAAACCTATCCTAGAGAACTTTATGTTCCCAGAACTGCAAGCAAGCCCATAATTGTTGGTAGCTCCAAGTTCAGAAGCAAAGGAAGATTCCCAGTGTTGTCATATTATCATAAAAACAAGGAG GCTGCAATTTGCAGATGCAGTCAACCTCTCTCAGGTTTCAGTGCCAGGTGCCTGGAAGATGAGCACATGTTGCAAGCCATCAGTAAAGCAAATCCTTCCAATCGCTACATGTACGTCATGGACACCAGGCCCAAG cTTAATGCAATGGctaacagagctgctgggaagggctATGAGAATGAAGACAACTACTCAAACATTAGGTTCCAGTTTGTTGGCATTGAAAATATTCATGTAATGAGATCTAGCTTGCAGAAACTCCTGGAAG TCAGTGGCACAAGAGGTTTGTCTGTCAATGACTTTTTGTCTGGTCTGGAGAGTTCTGGATGGCTGCGTCACATCAAAGCTGTGTTGGATGCTGCTGTCTTCCTAGCCAAG GCAATAGCAGTTGAGAGTGCAAGTGTATTGGTGCATTGTTCAGATGGCTGGGATAGGACTTCCCAAGTTTGTTCTCTTGGAGCTCTCTTGCTAGATTCCTATTACAGAACAATCAAAGGATTCATG GTCTTGATAGAGAAAGACTGGATCTCCTTTGGGCACAAGTTCTCTGACAG ATGTTGTCAGCTGGATGGTGATCCGAAAGAGATCTCGCCAGTGTTCACCCAGTTTTTAGAAAGCGTGTGGAATCTGACCGAGCAGTTTCCACAAGCCTTTGAGTTCAATGAAGCTTTCCTCCTTCAAATCCATGAACATGTCCATTCATGCCAGTTTGGTAACTTCCTTGGAAACTGCCAGAAAGAACGAGAAGAGCTAAA actAAAAGAGAAGACCTATTCCTTGTGGCCATTCCTGTTGGCTGAACAGAAGAAATACCAGAATCCTCTGTATAATCCGGACTTTTCTCCAGAACTAACACTTTTGGAGCCTAATACAGTATCATTCAATTTTAA GTTTTGGAGAAACATGTATCATCAGTTTGATCGAAGTATGCATCCCAGGCAGTCTGTGTTCAACCTTATCATGAATACAAGTGAGCAAAATAAACAGCTGGAGGAAGACATTAAAGAACTGGAAGCT aaaataaagcagagaaacGGGCGGTCAGATGTGGTCCTTGTGAAGGAGCGGGAGCAGacggctcctcctgcccccctggCACTGAAATCCCCTCCGTGCTTCCAGAAGGAGCAGCCACCGGTGCCGGTGAACGACGCCGTGCGAACCATAGAGGGCAGCAACGCCGCAGACAATCGCTACAGCGAACTCGTGTCCGAGTTCTCCAAAGCCGAGCCTGCCGTTGTCAGCTTGGAGTACGGAGTGGCCAGGATGACCTGCTAA